Proteins encoded within one genomic window of Bradyrhizobium sp. 186:
- a CDS encoding nitronate monooxygenase family protein, which yields MLQTRFTKLVGVEHPIVQGGMQWVGRAELVAAVANAGALGFITALTQPTPEDLTKEIARCRDLTDKPFGVNLTILPAIKPPPYAEYRAAIIESGVTVVETAGNKPQEHVDEFRKHGVKVVHKCTSVRHALSAERMGVDAISIDGFECAGHPGEDDTPGLILIPAAANKIKIPMIASGGFADARGLVAALALGADGINMGTRFMATRESPIHQLIKEKIVANDERETELIFRTMRNTSRVARNEISSKVVALEKEGAKFEDIRDLVAGARGKMVYATGNSDEGIWSAGQVQGLIQDIPSCAELVSRIVREAEAIIRSRLEGMIVHPTAQAAE from the coding sequence ATGTTGCAGACACGGTTCACAAAACTCGTCGGCGTCGAGCATCCGATCGTCCAAGGCGGCATGCAATGGGTCGGGCGCGCCGAGCTGGTCGCGGCGGTCGCGAACGCCGGGGCGCTCGGCTTCATCACGGCGCTGACGCAGCCGACGCCGGAAGATCTGACCAAGGAGATCGCGCGCTGCCGCGACCTCACCGACAAGCCTTTTGGCGTCAACCTCACCATCCTGCCCGCGATCAAGCCGCCGCCTTACGCCGAATATCGCGCCGCAATCATCGAGAGCGGCGTCACAGTGGTGGAGACCGCCGGCAACAAGCCGCAGGAACATGTCGACGAGTTCAGGAAGCACGGCGTCAAGGTCGTGCACAAATGCACCAGCGTCCGCCACGCGCTCTCCGCCGAGCGCATGGGCGTCGATGCCATCTCGATCGACGGCTTCGAATGCGCCGGCCACCCCGGCGAGGACGACACGCCCGGCCTGATCCTGATCCCGGCCGCCGCCAACAAGATTAAGATCCCGATGATCGCCTCTGGCGGGTTCGCCGATGCGCGCGGCCTCGTCGCCGCGCTGGCGCTGGGCGCCGACGGCATCAACATGGGCACGCGCTTCATGGCCACCAGGGAAAGCCCGATCCACCAGCTGATCAAGGAGAAGATCGTCGCCAATGACGAGCGCGAGACCGAACTGATCTTCCGCACCATGCGCAACACCTCGCGTGTCGCCAGGAACGAGATATCCAGCAAGGTCGTCGCGTTGGAGAAGGAAGGCGCCAAATTCGAGGACATCCGCGACCTCGTCGCGGGCGCCCGCGGCAAGATGGTCTATGCAACGGGCAATTCCGACGAAGGCATCTGGTCGGCCGGTCAGGTCCAGGGACTGATCCAGGACATCCCGAGCTGCGCCGAACTGGTCTCCCGCATCGTGCGCGAGGCGGAAGCCATCATTCGTAGCCGGCTCGAAGGGATGATCGTTCATCCGACAGCGCAAGCCGCGGAATAA
- a CDS encoding fumarylacetoacetate hydrolase family protein, translating into MMTAETKKWLRFRHGGATGFGTLTPSGISVHEGEMFGRNAANGKTLALAEVELLAPCAPSKIVALWNNFHALAAKLNQPEPPEPLYLLKATTSIAAPGAVIRRPASYDGKTTYEGELGIVIGKTCARVTPAEADAFIFGYTCVNDITANDILTRDPTFAQWARAKGIDDYGPFGPVITTGLDPAKLTVRTILNGAERQNYPIADMIFSAQELVSKISHDMTLLPGDLIAVGTSVGVGVMKEPANTVTVAIDGIGELTNEFRL; encoded by the coding sequence ATGATGACCGCCGAGACGAAAAAATGGCTGCGCTTTCGTCACGGCGGAGCGACCGGTTTCGGGACACTGACGCCATCCGGCATCAGCGTGCATGAGGGCGAGATGTTCGGCCGCAACGCAGCGAACGGAAAGACGCTGGCGCTGGCCGAAGTCGAGCTGCTGGCACCCTGCGCGCCCAGCAAGATCGTCGCGCTGTGGAACAATTTTCACGCGCTCGCCGCCAAGCTCAACCAGCCCGAGCCGCCGGAGCCGCTCTATCTCCTGAAGGCCACCACCAGCATCGCGGCGCCCGGCGCCGTGATCCGCCGCCCCGCCTCGTATGACGGCAAGACCACCTATGAAGGCGAGCTCGGCATCGTCATCGGCAAGACCTGCGCCCGCGTCACGCCGGCGGAAGCCGATGCCTTCATCTTCGGCTACACCTGCGTCAACGACATCACCGCAAACGACATCCTGACCCGCGACCCGACCTTCGCCCAATGGGCGCGCGCCAAGGGGATCGACGATTACGGCCCGTTCGGGCCGGTGATCACGACCGGCCTAGATCCGGCCAAGCTCACAGTCCGCACCATCCTCAACGGCGCGGAGCGGCAGAACTATCCGATCGCCGACATGATCTTCAGCGCCCAGGAGCTGGTCAGCAAAATTTCGCATGACATGACCCTCCTCCCCGGTGACCTCATCGCCGTCGGCACCTCGGTCGGCGTTGGCGTGATGAAGGAGCCGGCGAATACGGTGACGGTCGCGATCGACGGCATCGGCGAGCTGACCAACGAGTTTCGGCTGTAG
- a CDS encoding 2-dehydropantoate 2-reductase produces the protein MKICIYGAGAIGGYLGVQLARAGADVSLIARGAHLAAMRERGLTLLAGEEKHTVYPRCTDDAAELGVQDYIIITLKAHSITGVIEKMQPLLGPHTRIVTAVNGIPYWYFHKHGGQHENSTLESIDPGGRQWRELGAERAIGCIVYPATEIEAPGVIRHVYGNNFPLGEPSGEITADVQRLADLFVAAGLKAPVLDRIRDEIWLKLWGNVCFNPISALTHATLDVICTDPATRALSRAIMVETQGIAETFGVKFRVDVERRIEGARKVGAHKTSMLQDLERGRPMEIDPLVTVVQEMGRLTGIATPALDSVLAMVTQRARIAGLYDGVSTPADPRALAVA, from the coding sequence ATGAAGATCTGCATCTACGGCGCCGGCGCGATCGGCGGATATCTCGGGGTTCAGCTCGCACGCGCTGGCGCCGATGTCAGCCTGATCGCGCGCGGCGCCCACCTCGCCGCGATGCGCGAGCGCGGCCTGACGCTGCTCGCAGGCGAAGAGAAGCACACCGTCTATCCCCGCTGCACCGATGATGCCGCCGAGCTCGGCGTGCAGGATTACATCATCATCACGCTGAAGGCGCATTCGATCACCGGCGTGATCGAGAAGATGCAGCCACTGCTCGGGCCCCACACGCGCATTGTCACCGCCGTCAACGGCATCCCCTATTGGTACTTCCACAAGCACGGCGGCCAACACGAGAACTCGACGCTGGAGAGCATTGATCCCGGCGGGCGGCAGTGGCGCGAGCTGGGGGCCGAGCGGGCCATCGGCTGCATCGTCTATCCCGCGACCGAGATCGAGGCGCCCGGCGTGATCCGCCACGTCTACGGCAACAACTTTCCGCTCGGCGAGCCCTCCGGCGAGATCACCGCCGACGTGCAGCGCCTCGCCGATCTCTTTGTCGCCGCCGGCCTGAAGGCCCCGGTGCTCGACCGCATCCGTGACGAGATTTGGCTAAAGCTGTGGGGCAATGTCTGCTTCAACCCGATCAGCGCGCTGACCCATGCAACGCTCGACGTGATCTGCACCGATCCGGCCACACGCGCGCTGTCGCGTGCGATCATGGTGGAGACGCAAGGCATCGCCGAGACATTTGGCGTCAAATTCCGCGTCGATGTCGAGCGCCGCATCGAGGGCGCCCGCAAGGTCGGCGCGCACAAGACCTCGATGCTCCAGGATCTGGAGCGCGGCCGCCCAATGGAGATCGACCCGCTCGTCACGGTGGTGCAGGAGATGGGCCGCCTGACCGGGATTGCGACGCCCGCGCTCGACTCGGTGCTGGCGATGGTGACCCAGCGCGCCCGCATCGCCGGCCTCTATGACGGCGTCTCGACGCCGGCCGATCCGCGCGCCCTGGCGGTGGCATGA
- a CDS encoding CBS domain-containing protein translates to MLVGDILRKKTPRVVTVRMNETMGIAAKLMRANNISALVVKDVVRSEGNTAVGMFTERDVVRAVAEHGANGVNVKVSQLVSVQQLVSCTSSDTIEHVRHLMNRNHIRHLPVIDDYSLVSVISMRDIAAAMDEAINGTPQAA, encoded by the coding sequence ATGCTGGTCGGAGACATTCTGCGCAAGAAGACGCCGCGCGTTGTCACGGTGCGAATGAACGAAACGATGGGTATCGCCGCCAAGCTGATGCGCGCCAACAACATCAGCGCGCTGGTGGTCAAGGACGTGGTCCGCTCGGAAGGCAACACCGCCGTCGGCATGTTCACCGAGCGCGACGTGGTGCGCGCCGTCGCCGAGCACGGCGCCAATGGCGTCAACGTCAAGGTCTCGCAGCTCGTCTCGGTGCAGCAGCTGGTGTCCTGCACCTCGAGCGACACGATCGAGCACGTCCGCCACTTGATGAACCGCAATCACATCCGCCACCTGCCGGTGATCGACGATTACAGCCTCGTCTCCGTCATCAGCATGCGCGACATCGCCGCTGCCATGGACGAAGCGATCAACGGTACGCCGCAAGCAGCCTAA
- the oxlT gene encoding oxalate/formate MFS antiporter, whose product MISSTDGAVTAAPLRTGFRWFQLGMGIVCMAMIANLQYGWTLFVDPIDAAHHWGRAAIQLAFTIFVVTETWLVPVEAWFVDKYGPRIVIVFGGVMIALSWILNSYADSLTLLYAAAVVGGMGAGAVYGTCVGNALKWFPDRRGLAAGATAAGFGAGAALTVVPIAMMIASSGYQSAFLKFGIGQGLIVFVLAFFIQPPRIAIPPKKKQLNLPQTKIDFTPPQVLRAPIFWVMYLVFVMVASGGLMTAAQIAPIAHDFKIADTPVTLAGFQMAALTFAISLDRIFDGFGRPFFGWVSDTIGREHTMFIAFGTAAVMLLALSAYGHVPIVFVLATAVYFGVFGEIYSLFPATCGDTFGSKFATTNNGMLYTAKGTASLLVPLASVISTAYGWKAVFVVAVALNATAALMALFVIKPLRRSFILGKEAESANTATGNAKTETA is encoded by the coding sequence ATGATTTCCAGCACGGATGGCGCCGTGACCGCTGCGCCCCTTCGAACCGGTTTCCGTTGGTTCCAACTCGGCATGGGCATCGTCTGCATGGCGATGATCGCCAACCTGCAATATGGCTGGACGCTGTTCGTCGATCCAATCGATGCGGCCCACCATTGGGGACGCGCGGCGATCCAGCTCGCCTTCACCATCTTCGTCGTCACCGAGACCTGGCTGGTGCCGGTCGAAGCCTGGTTCGTCGACAAATACGGCCCGCGCATCGTCATCGTGTTCGGCGGCGTGATGATCGCGCTCTCGTGGATTCTTAACTCGTATGCCGACTCGCTCACCCTGCTCTATGCGGCCGCGGTCGTCGGCGGCATGGGCGCGGGCGCGGTCTACGGTACTTGCGTCGGCAACGCGCTAAAATGGTTTCCCGATCGCCGAGGTCTTGCCGCTGGCGCGACTGCCGCAGGCTTCGGCGCGGGCGCCGCGCTTACCGTGGTGCCGATCGCGATGATGATCGCATCGAGCGGCTACCAGAGCGCGTTCTTGAAGTTCGGCATCGGCCAGGGACTGATCGTGTTCGTGCTCGCCTTCTTCATCCAGCCGCCGCGGATTGCGATCCCGCCGAAAAAGAAGCAGCTCAACCTGCCGCAGACCAAGATCGATTTCACGCCACCGCAGGTGCTGCGTGCCCCTATTTTCTGGGTAATGTACCTCGTTTTCGTCATGGTCGCCTCCGGCGGCCTGATGACCGCGGCGCAGATCGCGCCGATCGCGCACGACTTCAAGATCGCCGACACGCCGGTCACGCTTGCGGGCTTCCAGATGGCGGCACTGACCTTTGCGATCTCGCTCGACCGCATCTTCGACGGCTTTGGCCGGCCGTTCTTCGGCTGGGTCTCCGACACGATCGGCCGCGAGCACACCATGTTCATCGCCTTCGGCACTGCCGCGGTGATGCTGCTGGCGTTGTCGGCCTACGGTCACGTGCCGATCGTGTTCGTGCTCGCGACCGCGGTTTACTTCGGCGTGTTCGGCGAGATCTATTCGCTGTTCCCTGCGACCTGCGGCGACACCTTCGGCTCGAAGTTCGCGACCACCAACAACGGCATGCTTTACACCGCGAAGGGCACCGCCTCGCTGCTGGTCCCGCTCGCAAGCGTGATCTCGACTGCCTACGGCTGGAAGGCCGTGTTCGTGGTGGCGGTGGCGCTGAACGCCACGGCTGCGCTGATGGCACTGTTCGTGATCAAGCCGCTGCGCCGCTCGTTCATCCTCGGCAAGGAAGCCGAGAGCGCGAACACTGCGACGGGCAACGCCAAAACCGAGACGGCGTAG
- the oxlT gene encoding oxalate/formate MFS antiporter, whose amino-acid sequence MTDMVQATAPTATRVSDTYRWAQLAVGVAAMVMIANYQYGWTFFVPDIQKKFGWDRASIQWAFTLFVLFETWLVPVEGWFVDKYGPRLVVLIGGALCAIGWVINAEATTLNGFYLGMIIAGIGAGGVYGTCVGNALKWFPDKRGLAAGITAAGFGAGSALTVAPIQAMIKDSGFQTTFLYFGLGQGIIICILAFFLLAPKPGQVPSVVANAALVQSRRNYQPTEVLRQPIFWLMYFMFVIVGAGGLMVTANLKPIAVDWKVDSVPVTLIGMTMTAVTFAATIDRVLNGLTRPFFGWISDMIGRENTMFLAFGMEGFGIWMLYLWGHDPIWFVLLSGFVFFAWGEIYSLFPSTCTDTFGAKFATTNAGLLYTAKGTAALLVPVANLMQQGSGNWDNVFIIAAGANILASLLAIAVLKPWRKIVVAKSTV is encoded by the coding sequence ATGACGGACATGGTGCAGGCAACGGCCCCTACAGCCACGCGGGTTAGCGACACGTATCGCTGGGCGCAATTGGCGGTCGGTGTAGCGGCGATGGTGATGATCGCCAACTATCAATACGGCTGGACGTTCTTCGTCCCCGACATCCAGAAGAAGTTCGGCTGGGATCGCGCCTCGATCCAATGGGCCTTCACGCTCTTCGTGCTGTTCGAGACCTGGCTCGTTCCGGTCGAAGGATGGTTCGTCGATAAATATGGTCCGCGCCTCGTCGTGCTGATCGGCGGCGCGCTCTGCGCGATCGGCTGGGTGATCAATGCGGAGGCCACCACGCTCAACGGCTTCTATCTCGGCATGATCATCGCCGGCATCGGCGCCGGCGGCGTCTACGGCACTTGCGTCGGCAACGCGCTGAAATGGTTTCCCGACAAGCGCGGCCTCGCTGCGGGCATCACGGCCGCAGGCTTCGGCGCCGGCTCCGCGCTCACCGTCGCGCCGATCCAGGCCATGATCAAGGACAGTGGATTCCAGACCACCTTCCTCTATTTCGGCCTGGGCCAAGGCATCATCATCTGCATCCTCGCCTTCTTCCTGCTGGCGCCGAAGCCGGGACAGGTGCCGAGTGTGGTGGCGAATGCCGCGCTGGTGCAGAGCCGTCGCAACTACCAGCCGACCGAGGTGCTGCGCCAGCCGATCTTCTGGCTGATGTACTTCATGTTCGTGATCGTCGGCGCCGGCGGGCTGATGGTAACGGCGAACCTGAAGCCGATCGCGGTCGACTGGAAGGTCGACAGCGTTCCGGTAACACTGATCGGCATGACCATGACGGCGGTGACGTTCGCAGCGACGATTGACCGCGTGCTCAACGGCCTGACGCGTCCGTTCTTCGGCTGGATCTCCGACATGATCGGCCGCGAGAACACGATGTTCCTCGCCTTCGGCATGGAAGGCTTCGGCATCTGGATGCTCTATCTTTGGGGCCACGACCCGATCTGGTTCGTGCTGCTGTCGGGCTTCGTGTTCTTCGCCTGGGGCGAGATCTACTCGCTGTTCCCCTCCACCTGCACCGATACGTTCGGCGCGAAGTTCGCGACCACCAATGCGGGCCTGCTCTACACCGCAAAGGGCACCGCCGCGCTCCTCGTTCCGGTCGCAAACCTGATGCAGCAGGGCTCGGGCAATTGGGACAACGTGTTCATCATCGCGGCCGGCGCCAACATCCTGGCTTCGCTGCTCGCGATCGCGGTGCTCAAGCCCTGGCGCAAGATCGTAGTCGCGAAATCGACCGTCTGA
- a CDS encoding Hsp70 family protein, producing MSSASSAVSIGIDFGTSNTVVALAADDRRVEAIRFDHGGQRHSVYVSALCFWEDRPGAGAQAEGGPWAIEQFLEGRHINRFLQSFKTFAGSASFNSTQVFRQRYKFEDLLAAFLRTLARHGSDRFGFEAASITVGRPVRFAGGNPDEALAMQRYRAAFERLGAGHARYVYEPVGAAFSFARRLERDATVLVADFGGGTSDFSVMRFSRAGGNLRAEPLGHAGIGIAGDTFDYRIVDHVVSPRLGKGSSFRSFDKVLPIPNSHYTNLARWHQLALMKSNGDLRELRELSRTALKPALLQDFITIVDFDLGFSLYRAVSDAKVALSARDEVDFHFNGGGVDIRSTITRKNFEAWIADDIARLGATVDKVLGEAGITAREVEKVFLTGGTSFVPAVRRLFAERFGNERLMSGDQFESIAYGLALIGHSPDPDRWTAAGGLESRAGA from the coding sequence ATGTCGAGCGCCTCGTCCGCCGTCTCGATCGGCATCGATTTTGGAACCAGCAATACGGTCGTCGCACTCGCGGCGGACGATCGCCGGGTCGAAGCCATTCGCTTCGATCATGGTGGGCAACGGCACAGCGTCTACGTGTCGGCCCTGTGCTTCTGGGAGGACCGCCCGGGAGCCGGAGCTCAGGCTGAAGGGGGCCCCTGGGCGATCGAGCAGTTTCTCGAAGGACGCCACATCAACCGCTTCCTCCAGTCGTTCAAGACCTTCGCCGGAAGTGCCAGCTTCAATTCCACCCAGGTGTTCCGGCAGCGCTACAAGTTCGAGGACCTCCTCGCGGCGTTCCTGCGGACGCTGGCACGCCACGGCAGCGACAGGTTCGGCTTCGAGGCGGCAAGCATCACGGTCGGCCGCCCCGTGCGCTTCGCCGGCGGCAATCCCGACGAGGCGCTGGCGATGCAGCGCTATCGGGCCGCGTTCGAACGGCTGGGCGCCGGCCACGCGCGCTATGTCTACGAGCCTGTGGGAGCAGCGTTCTCCTTCGCCCGCCGGCTGGAGCGCGATGCCACCGTCTTGGTTGCGGATTTCGGCGGCGGCACCAGCGATTTTTCCGTGATGCGTTTCTCGCGAGCAGGCGGCAACTTGCGCGCCGAGCCGCTCGGCCATGCCGGCATCGGCATCGCGGGCGACACCTTCGATTACCGCATCGTCGACCACGTCGTCTCGCCGCGGCTGGGAAAAGGCTCCAGCTTTCGCTCGTTCGACAAGGTGCTGCCGATCCCCAACAGTCACTACACCAACCTCGCGCGCTGGCATCAACTCGCGCTGATGAAGAGCAACGGCGATTTGCGCGAGCTGCGGGAGCTTTCGCGCACCGCGCTGAAGCCGGCCCTGCTTCAGGATTTCATCACCATCGTCGACTTCGACCTCGGCTTTTCGCTGTACCGCGCGGTGTCCGACGCCAAGGTCGCGCTGTCGGCCCGGGATGAGGTGGACTTCCACTTCAATGGCGGCGGCGTCGACATTCGCTCGACCATCACACGGAAGAACTTCGAAGCCTGGATTGCCGACGATATCGCCCGGCTCGGCGCTACCGTCGACAAGGTGCTGGGCGAGGCCGGCATCACCGCGCGCGAGGTGGAGAAGGTGTTCTTGACCGGCGGGACCTCCTTCGTGCCCGCCGTCCGCCGGCTGTTCGCCGAGCGGTTCGGCAACGAACGGCTGATGTCGGGGGACCAGTTCGAGTCGATCGCCTACGGCCTCGCCTTGATCGGGCACAGTCCCGACCCGGACCGCTGGACCGCAGCCGGCGGGCTCGAGTCGAGGGCGGGCGCGTAG
- a CDS encoding SRPBCC family protein yields the protein MPSTVRLHRVLTTSPEKIYRAFLEADALAKWLPPNGFACTVHHLEPKVGGTFRMSFRNFTTGNSHAFGGEYVELVPSERLRYTDKFDDPNLPGEIQVTVTLKKVSVGTELDITQAGIPDVIPPEACYLGWQESLRNLARLVEPEINQ from the coding sequence ATGCCCAGCACCGTACGTCTGCACCGCGTTCTGACGACCAGCCCGGAGAAAATCTATCGCGCTTTCCTCGAGGCGGATGCGCTTGCGAAATGGCTGCCGCCGAACGGCTTTGCCTGCACGGTGCATCATTTGGAGCCCAAGGTCGGCGGCACGTTTAGAATGTCGTTCCGCAACTTCACGACGGGCAACAGCCACGCGTTCGGCGGCGAATATGTCGAGCTCGTCCCGAGCGAACGGCTGCGCTACACCGACAAATTCGACGACCCCAATTTGCCCGGCGAAATTCAGGTGACCGTGACGCTGAAGAAAGTCTCCGTCGGCACCGAGCTGGATATCACGCAGGCGGGCATACCGGACGTCATTCCACCGGAAGCCTGTTATCTCGGCTGGCAGGAATCGCTACGGAACTTGGCACGGCTCGTCGAGCCCGAGATCAATCAATAG
- a CDS encoding amino acid synthesis family protein — MTSSYDVRKTALGIETIWHERGPRLEKPLLVGTAIAVIRNPFAGRYEPDLMPFQAALRELGRELATSLIAQLGGARHVEAYGKGIIVGEDGELEHGAVWHEAGGQGMREVLGQPKAIVPAAKTIGGAGTRLMVPLGHIHAAYVRSHFGTAEMTLWDAPRRDEIAFGLVMATGGRPHARIGGLSASDISVHDGQR; from the coding sequence ATGACATCCAGTTATGATGTTCGGAAGACCGCGCTCGGTATCGAGACGATCTGGCATGAGCGCGGTCCCCGGCTCGAAAAGCCCCTGCTCGTCGGCACCGCCATTGCCGTGATCCGCAATCCGTTCGCGGGACGCTACGAGCCGGACCTGATGCCGTTTCAAGCTGCTTTGCGCGAGCTTGGGCGCGAGCTCGCGACGAGCCTGATCGCGCAGCTTGGGGGAGCAAGGCATGTCGAAGCCTACGGCAAGGGCATCATCGTCGGCGAAGACGGCGAGCTCGAGCACGGCGCCGTCTGGCACGAGGCGGGGGGACAAGGCATGCGCGAGGTGCTCGGACAGCCGAAGGCGATCGTCCCGGCGGCAAAGACCATCGGCGGTGCAGGCACGCGCCTCATGGTCCCGCTTGGTCACATTCACGCCGCTTATGTCCGAAGTCATTTCGGGACGGCCGAGATGACGCTATGGGATGCTCCCCGGCGCGACGAAATCGCCTTTGGTCTCGTGATGGCAACCGGTGGACGCCCGCATGCGCGGATCGGCGGGCTCTCCGCGTCGGATATTTCGGTTCACGACGGGCAGCGTTGA
- a CDS encoding fumarylacetoacetate hydrolase family protein yields the protein MKLLSFAAGARESWGAVIENGVVDLGRALPQYPTLADFVGSNDYERRDAIVGRHKPDLKLGDIKYLPVIPRPEKIVCAVRNYLDHHHEAVAFGMKREITEFPPIFLRVWRSQVGHNAPVIRPKVSDNFDWEGELAVIIGKGGRHISQADAWNHVAGYSIYNDVSVRDWQRHAQQIASGKNFVGTGPFGPWLVTPDEIGDPTNLKLETRVNGTVMQTSTTSMLIFSIPRLIEYCSTIFDLVPGDVIATGTPAGVGFTRKPPIFLKPGDVVEVEIENIGVLRNPVVDEA from the coding sequence ATGAAGCTGTTGTCGTTCGCCGCGGGAGCCCGGGAAAGTTGGGGGGCCGTTATCGAAAACGGCGTCGTGGATCTGGGCCGCGCCTTGCCGCAATACCCGACGCTCGCGGATTTCGTCGGCAGCAATGACTACGAGCGCCGCGACGCCATTGTCGGCCGGCACAAGCCCGACCTGAAGCTCGGCGACATCAAATACCTTCCCGTAATCCCGCGGCCCGAGAAGATCGTGTGCGCGGTGCGCAACTATCTCGACCATCACCACGAAGCGGTGGCGTTCGGCATGAAGCGCGAGATCACGGAATTTCCGCCGATCTTCCTCCGGGTCTGGCGCTCCCAGGTCGGTCACAACGCGCCGGTCATCCGGCCGAAAGTGTCGGACAATTTCGACTGGGAGGGCGAACTCGCCGTCATCATCGGCAAGGGCGGCCGTCATATCAGCCAGGCCGATGCATGGAATCACGTGGCGGGCTACTCGATCTACAACGACGTCAGCGTTCGCGACTGGCAACGGCATGCGCAGCAGATCGCCTCCGGCAAGAACTTCGTCGGCACGGGTCCCTTCGGGCCATGGCTCGTCACGCCGGACGAGATCGGCGATCCGACCAATCTGAAGCTGGAGACTCGCGTCAACGGCACGGTGATGCAGACCTCCACCACCTCGATGCTGATCTTCTCGATCCCGCGCCTGATCGAATATTGCTCGACCATTTTCGACCTCGTGCCGGGCGACGTGATCGCCACCGGCACGCCGGCCGGCGTCGGCTTCACCCGCAAGCCGCCGATCTTCCTCAAGCCCGGCGACGTCGTCGAGGTCGAGATCGAGAACATCGGCGTGTTGCGCAATCCCGTGGTCGACGAGGCATAA